In Procambarus clarkii isolate CNS0578487 chromosome 58, FALCON_Pclarkii_2.0, whole genome shotgun sequence, one genomic interval encodes:
- the LOC123749525 gene encoding fap1 adhesin-like — MLRSALDPSPTRHCVVINSSQVPAPLLCQCPVVESLYVPVDESLCDPVDESLYAPVDESLYGPVDESLYDPVDESLYAPVDESLCAVDESLYGPVDESLCDPVDESLYAVDESLYAPIDESLYASVDESLDAPIDESLYAVDESLYSPVDKSLYAPIDESMYAYVDESLDGPVDESLYAPVDESLYAPVDESLYVPVDESLYAPVDESLYVPVDESLYASVDESLDGPVDESLYAPVDESLCAPVDESLYAPVDESLYAPVDESLYAPVDESLYGPADESLYGPVDESLCAPVGESLYGPVDESLCDPVDESLYALVDESLCAVDESLYGPVDESLYVPVDESLYGPVDESLYGPVDESLCDPVDESLYDTLDESLYASVELITVCSWKSCFERDIGSSAKFKIRYFAFMIHLAVKCETKGKMASF; from the exons atGCTTCGGTCAGCCCTGGACCCTTCACCCACTcgtcactgtgtagtgataaaTTCCTCTCAAGTTCCAGCCccactcttgtgccag TGTCCTGTTGTTGAATCATTGTATGTTCCTGTTGATGAATCATTGTGTGATCCTGTTGATGAATCATTGTATGCTCCTGTTGATGAATCATTGTATGGTCCTGTTGATGAATCATTGTATGATCCTGTTGATGAATCATTGTATGCTCCTGTTGATGAATCATTGTGTGCTGTTGATGAATCATTGTATGGTCCTGTTGACGAATCATTGTGTGATCCTGTTGATGAATCATTGTATGCTGTTGATGAATCATTGTATGCTCCTATTGATGAATCATTGTATGCTTCTGTTGATGAATCATTGGATGCTCCTATTGATGAATCATTGTATGCTGTTGATGAATCATTGTATAGTCCTGTTGATAAATCATTGTATGCTCCTATTGATGAATCAATGTATGCTTATGTTGATGAATCATTGGATGGTCCTGTTGATGAATCATTGTATGCTCCTGTTGATGAATCATTGTATGCTCCTGTTGATGAATCATTGTATGTTCCTGTTGATGAATCATTGTATGCTCCTGTTGATGAATCATTGTATGTTCCTGTTGATGAATCATTGTATGCTTCTGTTGATGAATCATTGGATGGTCCTGTTGATGAATCATTGTATGCTCCTGTTGATGAATCATTGTGTGCTCCTGTTGATGAATCATTGTATGCTCCTGTTGATGAATCATTGTATGCTCCTGTTGATGAATCATTGTATGCTCCTGTTGATGAATCATTGTATGGTCCTGCTGATGAATCATTGTATGGTCCTGTTGATGAATCATTGTGTGCTCCTGTTGGTGAATCATTGTATGGTCCTGTTGACGAATCATTGTGTGATCCTGTTGATGAATCATTGTATGCTCTTGTTGATGAATCATTGTGTGCTGTTGATGAATCATTGTATGGTCCTGTTGATGAATCATTGTATGTTCCTGTTGATGAATCATTGTATGGTCCTGTTGATGAATCATTGTATGGTCCTGTTGACGAATCATTGTGTGATCCTGTTGATGAATCATTGTATGATACTCTTGATGAATCACTGTATGCATCTGTTGAGTTGATCACTGTATGCTCCTG